AAGGACCATCCCGGTGAACGCTCCGGTAAAAAATATTACCCCGATGGAATTAGCCCCTATCAGCTGTACCTGCTTGATCACCGCGGCGAAACGAAAAGGACGCTTGAAAACCCCCAGCAGGGCCCGGAACAAAAAAATGCCCATCCGGCCGATATCCTGAAAATAATAAAGAGTCAGGCTGCCAAGTTTTTCAATCGTGCTGAAAATCATGTTAAATATTTATTTCCAATGGAGATTTAAAGGGTCAATTATGGGTTAATGACCCGGAGCGGCTTCCCTTTTTCAGCCAACAGGTTACATGGCCAAAACCTGGAGTGTCAAGGGCTTGTTATATAAAGTTATCAATTTCCTGAATCCGTGAGCGTTCGAGAGCGGTACAGATGCAAGGCGACGACGATGTTGATCATACATATGATATATCAACGAGTTGTCAACGCAGCAGATGTGCCGATCTCGGGCGCCCCGCAGGGCGGCGGGTGAATGTCTGCCCCCGTAGCGAAAAAATTATGTTTTACGTAATTATAACCACCTGAGATGAGTAATCGCGCGGAGCCGTCACGGATTCAGGAATTGGTAAAAAGGCTCAAACCATTTTGGCAACATTGTAGCTATCTTTTCAGAGCTTTCCTACCAAGTTTTGTGTGAATTTTCACTTTTTTCTTTCTTTTCCAGTGAAAACCGATCCCACATTCAGGCAATTCGCCGGATCTTCCCGGCTCTCAATTCCCAGGGATGTTCATGATACCGTCACCACTCCTTCAAGAATCGAGATTCACCCCATTGCCGTGCTTCAGGGTATCTTCCATTCACCAACAAATGCCGAAGACCCTCCGCCAACACTCCCTCATAGGCCTCGCACTTGTATGGGATCAACCCTTTGCCCACAATTCTTTCTCCCTGATCCCGAACGGAGGTTCATCGGCAGGACATTTCAGTCTTCATCTTCATCCCCTTCGGTTTCGGCGAAGTCAGTGATCGATTTCGGAATTGTCTTGTTCACCTTGACCCCAAGCTCAACGAATCGCTCCGCCTGCCTGATCAGGTTCCCTTTGCCGGTGGTCAGTTTCGCCATCGCATCGTCATAGGTGCTATGGGTCGTGGAGATCTGCTTGCCGAGTTTTTCCATATCTTCGACAAACCCGCGAAGTTTATTGTAGACCGCAGAGGCCCTATCGGAGATGATCCTGGCATTCTGATTCTGCCTCTCGTAACGCCAGATATTTTCAATGGTCCGCAGAGTGGCGAGCAGGGTCGTCGGGGTAACGACCACAATCCGGTTCTCAAAAGCATCGGAAAAGAGCTTCTCATCTGCCTGAAAGGCCACCAGAAAGGCCGGCTCGATCGGCATGAACATCAGGACAAAGTCAAGGGACCGGATACCTTTCAGGTCGGAATAATTTTTGCTGCTCAGTCCCTTGATATGCTCTCTGACATTGTTGACATGTTCCGTAAGCGCCCTCTGCCGGTCAGCATCTTTTTCCGCCGAGCAGTATCTTTCATAGGCCAGAAGAGAAACCTTTGAGTCAACGACCACATCCTTTTCTTCCGGCAGATGGATGATTACATCAGGCTTGAACAGCTTCTCATCGGAATCACGGAATGACTCCTGGGTCTCATATTCCACTCCCTTGCGGAGCCCGGATTGCTCCAGAACCCGTTCCAGCACCAGCTCCCCCCAGTTCCCCTGGGCTTTTTTATCGCCTTTCAGGGCGTGGGTCAGGTTGATGGCCTCCTGATTGATCCGCTGGTTCAGCTCCTTTAAATCCTGCAGTTCCTTTTTTAACGAGGCACGCTCCTTTGCCTCGTTCACATACACATCATCAACTTTCTTCCTGAAATCCTTGATCTCTTCCTTGAAAGGTTTCAGAATCTCATCAAGTCGTTCTCGACTCTGCTCCCCAAGCTTCTTGCCCTTCTCGTCGAAAATTTCCTGGGCCAGGGTCTTGAACTGGTTCCGCAACTCTTCGCGCGCATTGTTAATCGTTGAAAGTTTTTCCGCACCAAGCTGCTTTTCATCTTCAACTCTGGTGTTCAGTTCGGCGATGGTCGCCATCTGCAGAGAATTCTCCCGGCGCAGGCCATCAAGCAGATCCTCCTTTCTTGAAATCTCCCTTTCCAGGTCGGGGATTCTTTCATTTTTCTGCAGGGATACCGCAAGTTGCTTGTCCAGCTCATCCTTGAAGGTCTTGAGTTTTTCCATATCCTGCTGATCCGTCGCCCGGGCTGACTCAAGATCATGAATTTTCTCGCGCATGACTGATATTTCAGCTGCTTTTTCCGCCTGAACTTTACGCAAGACCAGCCAGACCACAAAGGCACCAAACCCTGCCGCAATAAAGATCATGATCAGTGTCGAAATATCGATCTGCAATGCCCTGCTCCCTGTTGAAAATGTTAGCTGAGTTGAGCAGCTCGACTGCTCAAACGAAACTTATCCCGTATCGGTCAACGCACTGTTCAATAAGATTGTCACAGGATAATCGAAACGCCCGGAAATCACTTTAACAAATAATCGAAACCTATTGCTCTGGACAAATTTCTCTTCTTCCGTTATATAAACGGCCTCGGGGCTGACACACCGCTCTCTTCCTGCTTTACAAACGAAATATCGGGGACATACGTTGTCTGTAAAATTACGCAAAGAAATTGAGAAACGCCGTACCTTCGGCATCATCAGCCATCCCGATGCGGGTAAAACCACCCTTACCGAAAAGCTCCTGCTTTTCGGCGGCGCCATCAAGATGGCCGGGGCGGTGAAATCGAGAAAAACAGACCAGCACGCGGTCAGCGACTGGATGTCCATCGAACAGGAGCGCGGCATTTCGGTCACCTCCTCGGTCATGAAGTTTAATTACCGTGATTATGAGATCAATCTCCTCGACACCCCCGGCCATCAGGACTTCTCCGAAGATACCTACCGGGTTCTGACCGCCGTTGACAGCGCCCTGATGGTCATCGACAACGCCAAAGGGGTCGAAACCCAGACTGAAAAACTGATGGAAGTATGCCGGATGCGGAACACTCCGGTCATTACCTTTATCAACAAACTCGACCGGGAGGGCCTTGAACCGCTGGACATCCTCTCCGACATCGAGGAAAAACTGCAGATAGAATGCGCCCCTCTTTCCTGGCCGATCGGCATGGGGAAAAGTTTCAAAGGGGTCTACAATATCTACCGCCAGGAACTGCATCTCTTCACCCCGAGCCAGGAAACAAAACCCCAGGACATCATCGTTATTAAAAACCTTGATGACCCGAAACTCGATGAACTTCTCGGCCCCCAGGCGGACAAACTTCGCGAAGACATCGACCTCCTTGCCGGAGCTGCCAATCCGTTTGATCATGCCTATTACCTGAAGGCCGGCCAGACTCCGGTTTTCTTCGGCAGCGCGATCAACAATTTCGGGGTCAAGGAGCTCCTTGACGGCTTTGTCGAACTCGCCCCTCCCCCCGGTCCTCGCGAGACAACAACCCGTACGGTTGCCCCGGAAGAGGCATCCTTTTCCGGTTTCACCTTCAAGATTCAGGCAAACATGAACCCTGCCCACCGTGACCGGATCGCTTTTTTTCGCATCTGCTCGGGCAAATTCACCAGGGGTATGAAGGTCAGGCACCACCGGCTGGGAAAGGAAGTCGCCCTTGCCAACGCCACGATTTTCATGGCCCAGGACCGGAGCAGCGTCGAAGAGGCCTTCCCCGGCGACATTATCGGTATCCACAATCACGGGACGATCAAAATCGGCGACACCTTCACCGACCGGGAAGAGCTGAAATTTACCGGGATCCCCAGTTTCGCCCCTGAGCATTTCCGCAGGGTCCTCCTGAAAAATCCTCTAAAAGCCAAACAGCTCGGAAAAGGGCTGACTCAGCTGGCCGAGGAAGGAGCGGTCCAGATGTTCAAACCGCTGCAGGGCAGTGATTACATCCTAGGCGCAGTAGGTGTCCTGCAGTTCGACGTGACCATGGCGAGACTGAAAGCGGAATACGGGGTCGAAGCCGTCTATGAAAGTGTCGATTATGCCACTGCCCGCTGGGTCAGCTGTGATGACCGGAAAAAACTCCAGACCTTCGAAAAAGAGAACCAGTCAAACCTGGCCTATGATGGGGAGGGGCATCTTTCATACCTGGCCGGGAGTGAATGGCGGCTGTCTCGTACCATGGAACTTTATCCCGATATCCGGTTCCATAAAACCAGGGAACACAGCTGAGAACAGATGGCTGGAGGATCTGAACGAATCTTCCCCCCGAAAAACCAGAAGCGGATTTGCGTTATAAAAAAAACCGGAAGCTCCTCACAGGAAGCCCCCGGTTTCCATCGCAAGAATGGTTCGGTGAATCTTATTTTTTCGCCATCCTGACCTTGACCCTGGGGGTGGCCTGGGGTCCGCTTTTGACCTCGGCTGCGCCCGCGCTCTTCTTCATGTCATCGCTCGCCTGTTCCGTATGGCACACGGCGCAGAACCTGCCAATCTTCGCGCCTTTTTCAGTATCTACAACCAGATACTTGTAATTGTTGTTGGACGGATGCGGGTTATGACAGCTGACGCAGCTGAATTTCCCGTCCCGGAGAAGCTTGTCCGGAACATTGACATAGGACGGAATAATTCCCGTGGGATGGGTGGTTGACAGATGGATCGGCATGATCCCCTGGTCCTTGTTGTGACAACCGAGGCACAGCGCCTCGATCCCGTCGGCTTTGGTGGCCGAGGCGGGATTGTCGACTTTCTGATTCGGTTCGGCGCCGATGATAAAGTCACCTTTCGCGTAGTGAACACTATGGCATTCAACACAATTCTCATCGTGAGGCCCTGCGGCGAAAGAAATATTGACCCCACCGACAAAGAGTACCGCAACCAGCATTGACAAAACGATGTTCAACTTCATTCATTCCTCCAATCGTAATTGATGAATCCGACAAACCATTGATCCGGACCGAAAAAAATGTTCGGCAATGGATGCCCTTGCATGGTATCACCTGCATTGCAGCCCGGGCATGCCGACGAGGAAAAGCCTCGCCCCGGATCAAAACTGCGCCATCCTAACCGCTGTATCCTGACTAGTCAAGGGGTCTGTTATAAAATGAACCGACAGAAGCAACCCTCAGTACTGCTCATCCATCCCCCGGTCGCCAAACCGGCGGAACCCCCCGCCGGGATCACCCGTCTTGCCGGGGCATTACGGGGAAACAACATCGCATGCCAATTGCTTGATGCAAGTGTTGAAGGAATACTCTATCTCCTGAACAGTCCGCTCCCGGCCGATGACACCTGGAGTCTCCGGGCAATCAGGAACCGTGCCGCAAACATTGAGGCCCTTCGTTCTCCGGGACACTATCAGAACCGGGATCGCTACCGGAGGGCGGTGGCCGATCTGAACCGTCTGCTGGAAATTTACGGGAATGATCGAAACCTCACACTCAGCTTCAGCAACTATCAGGACCATGAGCTCTCACCCCTGAAAAGCTCAGATCTGTTGAGGGTTGCGAAGAAATTCGAGAATAATATTTTTTATCCCTATTTCTCGGAACGTCTTCGGCAATTGATCGCCGGAAATTTACCGGAAATGATCGGGGTCTCCCTGAATTACTTGAGCCAGGCCCAGACCACTTTCGCCATGGTCGGTTTTCTGAAAACCAATTACCCGGATCTTCCGATTGTCATGGGCGGCGGACTGGTGACCTCCTGGCTCAGTAACCTCGACTGGCAAAACCCTTTCGAAGAACTTGTCGACCATCTGATCGCCGGACCGGGAGAAGGGCCTCTTTTAAAATTGCTGGGGGTCGAACCCGGCCCGTCTCTCCTTCCCCCTGATTTGACTGATCTGCCGCTTGACCAATATCTTTCACCGGGCCTGATTCTGCCTTACGGTGCCGCCTCGGGCTGCTACTGGAACAGGTGCTCATTCTGTCCGGAGAAGGCTGAAAACAATCCGTACCTGCCCCTTGGCAACAAACGGGTCAGAAAAGAACTGGCCGGGCTGATCGATCACACAAAACCGGCGCTGATTCATTTTCTCGACAACGCCATCAGCCCTTCCCTGTTAAAAGATCTTGCCGCAGATCCGCCCGGAGTCAACTGGTATGGTTTCTGCCGTTTTGAAAAGCTTCTTGCCGACCCGGAGTTCTGCCATTCCCTTAAAAAATCGGGATGCGTGATGATCAAACTGGGCCTGGAATCCGGAGACCAGACAGTCCTTGATAAACTGGACAAAGGCATCAATCTCAAGATGGTTTCCATAATCCTCAACAATCTGAATGCAGCAGGAATAGCGACCTATATCTACCTTCTTTTCGGCACCCCGGCGGAAGACTATGCCGCAGCCCGCAGAACGCTGGATTTTGTGGTTGACCACCACGACTGCATTACCTTTCTGAATCTGGCAATCTTCAACATGCCCATCGAGAGCCCTGAAGCCGGACACTTTGCCGTCAGGAATTCATACGATGGAGATCTGTCCCTGTATACCGAATTCCAGCATCCCGCCGGCTGGAACCGAAAAGAGGTGCGGAGCTTCCTCGACCGGGAGTTTAAGCGACACCCCATCATTGCGGAGATCATCCGTAATGACCCGCCTTTGTTTACTTCGAACCACGCACCGTTTTTCTGTTGACGGCACATCGGTCAAATATTACCCGACCTTTAATACGCATCGATGCCGGCTTAAAGCTGAGTTGAGCAGCTTGTCTGCTCGTACCGATTAGTGAAAGAATTTAATCTCTTGCTAAAATCTCAGAACCCGGTATGATGAGTCCAAATTTTGGTTATAAGTATCAGGTTTCACACACGTCATAATTCCTTCCACGTTGAGTTCCACTCTTCGTAATATGCCGTTACCAAAAATCTGCTGATCACTTAAGGAAGGTGCCAAGAATTAGGATTGTCGTGTTTTTCCTTGCGACATCAGGCACTGTTTGGATCTTTCTGCCTCCTTATCAGGCAAACAATCTGAATAGACACATTACGCTCCGTTCCTATACCGGACCCGGTTTGCGCAGGGCACAGCACAGATCTGTGATTGCCACGGGACCGGGTCATGAATATGGAGCAATCAAATCGCCAGGCATAAATATGCCGGGCAAAGCAAGAAGGTATTTCAATGAGTTTTAAAAGTTTTAATTTTGACCAGAAGATCAACAATGGCATTCAGGCGTGCGGTTACACCGCACCTACCCCTATCCAGCTGGAAACAATTCCCCAGATCCTCAAAGGTCGCGACATCATGGGATTGGCACAGACCGGAACCGGCAAAACAGCCGCCTTTGTTCTGCCCATGCTGCAGAAACTGGTGAGCGGCCCCAGGCGCCAGGTTCGGGCAGTTATTGTCGCCCCCACCCGTGAGCTTGCCGAGCAGATTCATGAGAACATCGAAAAGCTTGGACGCCAGACCGGTTTGCGCAGTGTTTCGGTGTACGGCGGAGTCAGCAAGGTCGGCCAGTTGAAATCGTTCCGAACGGGGGTTGAGATCATCGTCGCCTGCCCCGGCAGACTTCTCGATCATCTGGACAGCGGCGATCTGAAGATTTCCGGAATCGAAATCCTGGTCCTGGATGAAGCGGACATGATGTTTGACATGGGCTTCCTGCCGGCCATCAAGCGGCTGTTGAAGTACATGCCCAAGACGCGACAGAACCTGCTGTTCTCGGCAACCATGCCGGAGGCGGTAAAAAAACTGGCCGATTCGATCCTCGTTGATCCGGTTACAGTGCAGATCAATCACTCCAAACCGGCCGACACGGTTTCCCATGTCCTGTTCAATGTCGAGAAAAAGGGCAAAACCCCTCTCCTCAAATCACTGATGAAGGAAACGGAGATGACCTCAACCCTGGTCTTCACCCGGACCAAATACGGGGCCAAGAACCTGGCCGTCACCCTGTTGAAAGAAGGGCACCAGGCCGTAGCCCTCCAGGGCAACATGTCACAGAACAAACGCCGAGAGGCGATGGAAGGCTTCAAGAAAGGCCAGTACAATGTACTGGTTGCAACCGATATTGCTGCCCGGGGCATTGATGTTTCAGGGATTTCTCATGTCATCAATTATGATGTCCCGGATACCGTTGAAGCGTATACACACCGGATCGGCAGAACCGGTCGGGCTCAGTGCACCGGCGAAGCGATTACCTTCGCTGCTCGTGAAGACTTTCGATTTATCAAAGATGTTGAAAGCAACCTGAACAGCAAAATGCTCCTCAGGGAGACCCCGGAAAACGCCCGGTTCGAGAGCGAACCAACCGAGTTGCCGTCGGGAAATCGCCACCGACCCGCGCCGAAGAGAAATCAGGCAAGGGGCATCCGCAAACCCGCGAGAAATGCTGCCGCAAACCATGTGTTCAATTTTGCCACCAGTGACGGGAAACCGGAAAGAGACGAAAATTTCGCCGGCAAAACCTCCGGTCACCACAACCCATCCGCAAAGAAAACCTATGACCACAAAGGCGGTAAAGCGCAGCGTGGTCGCCGGTCGGCACCGATGGGGCTGGATTTTGTACCACGCGCCAGAAGACGCGGGCAAAGCAGCACCGCCCGCCCTCAGACGGAAAGATAATCTGATGGCCGACAGTCGGCAGGATCAGCTTTAAATGCAAAGCGGAACCCGGGAATCATATCCTGCGTTCCGCTTTGTTGTTTTCCGGACTTCTCTCCCGCCAGGTCGACAATCATTCAAACTGCAAGATTCAGATGCAGATCAGAGCTACATCAAACCGCATACCTGAAAACAGCAAAGTAATGACAAACAGTTCCCGTGATCACAAAAAGATGCCAGATAAAGTGGCCGTAGTGGAACCGCCAATCGGTCACATAAAAGTACACCCCTGCCGTATAGGATAACCCTCCGGCAAGCAACCAGAGAAAACCTTCCATTGGCATGCCGGCAAGCAAAGGCTTGATGGCAATAACGATCACCCAGCCCATCGACAGATACAGAATGGTGGAAAGAACCGGGTGCGACCCTTTGACAAACACTTTCAACGTCACCCCGATCAGAGCGATCCCCCAGATAATTCCGAAGAGCGTCCAGCCCCAAACGCCACGCAGCACACCAAGGGTGAACGGTGTATACGTTCCGGCGATTAAAAGAAATATAGCCGAATGCTCAATGACCCGGAAAATCCGCTTTGCCTTGCCCGCCGGCAACAGATGATAAAGAGCGGAAGCGAGGTAGAGTAAAATGATGGTTGCGGAGAAAATGCTTGCACCGACAACAGACCAGGCGTCTTCAGAACGGACTGCATTGCTGATGATAAATGGCGTGCCGACAAGCGCCGCGACGAGCGCGGCTCCATGACTGATGGTGTTGGATAGTTCTTCACCGCTTGACTGATTGCGGTCCGGATCTGTAGAGATACGCATAGCAGTTCCTCTAAAACCTACTGGAAAAGATTTTTTCGAGATCGGGCTATTTTCACATTTATCTATTACTTCCGGATTCACACCCTTAATCGGACAACTTCTTTTTTCTATGACCTGCGTAAAGAGAGTTCATCCCGAAGGTTATGCCGATGATTGCGACAAGGAGGATCACCCATGTCCACCAGGGCAGGACATGGACGTTATCCCCCAAGATGACCATCATCAGGGTCATCGGCAGGATTCCTAATCCGGTGGTCCAGGAAAAGGTCCACCAGGATATCCTGGTCATTCCCGCACCGTAATTAATAAGATTAAAAGATATGATCGGGATGAATCGGCTGAGGAGGAGCGACATTGCTCCTTGGTCCTGCACCCACCGGTCAATTTTTTCGAGTTGGGATCGGTTGACTTTCCTGGCGACAAAAGGTCGGCCGTACCTTCTGGTCAGGCCGAAACTTGCATACGCACCAAGCATGGCGCCAACCCAGGTGATCACCACGCCCCAGAATGGGCCGAAGACCATGCCGTTGGCAATGGTCAGGAATTCCGCCGGATACGGGATAAAAGAGTGGACGATCATCAACCCGATTGACCCCAATGCCCCCCAGGCGCCCAGCGAACGGATAAAATCGACAATTGTGGTCTTGTTTATTTGCAGGGCGGGGAACAACAGCTCGAGTACTGGACAAATATCGAAGTAGGAAAAACAAAGGAGGAACGCCGTCAGAACAGCAAGCGCGGCATAAAGTGGCAGGTATCTTTTCTTCATTAGATCAACCGATGCTCGATCAATAGCGGTGCATGTGTTTTCATGGGCCGGTTCTCCTGAGTATAAAATCCGCAACACGTTGTAAGTCCGATAGCTGTTCAGCTGCCGGATACGAGAAGAACATGATCAGTCCTGTTCTTCCCGTCTGAACTCCTGCCGTTCCCCACTCTCTATTGATATACCCGAAATTATGGAGAAAAGGTTGCAAAGAAAAGGCTACTGATAATCTGCCTGTTGTCAAGAACCGGCGGCAAGCTCAAGAGAAGAAGGATGACGCCCACACCTTCATGAAATGAAGACTCCATGGTTTTATGAATCATCAACTCCGATAACAATCTGGATATTCTGCGAACCTTGCGAGTGCTTGTGTAAGGGGGGGGGGCCAGCCGACAGCATGTTAACTGTCGGCTGGCTCCAGTAGGAGGAAAGATAAAAAATCTAAAAGGGGAAGAAAGATTTTTTTATCCCTACAGGTGTCATCGTATCACAACCTCAACGCTTGAAGTCAAGAAAAAAATATATTTTTTATTATCAATAAAATCACACACTTAACTAAACGATGAAATGAATTACGAACTGGCGACACAGTTTTGTCGGTCAGGAATCAAAGCTGACAAATCACCCAACCGACGACTCCATGATAAACACCCACCTCCACTATCATTTCTTTTCTGACTATGTTAGAGTGGCACCCTTTTGTAAATTTTGACACAATAATTTCTATTTATTCCGGTCTCACAGGATATCAATCCACGGACAGCACACATCCTCTCGTCACGACTTTTGGTGGCGAGTCTGCTCTCCCCTGATCAACCGACCATGGATTGTAAGGCTTTTTTTTCATCCAGCCTGTGAAGCCACCAACCTCATGACTCAGGAGGACACTATGAGCCAGGCCAAAAACGGCGACACCGTCAAAATCCATTACACGGGAACCCTGCAGGACGGAACTATTTTCGATTCATCCGCCGGAAGGGAGCCTTTGGAGTTCATTCTCGGCAGCGGCCAGGTAATCCCCGGGTTTGATGAAGCCGTCAGTAATATGAA
The window above is part of the Pseudomonadota bacterium genome. Proteins encoded here:
- the rmuC gene encoding DNA recombination protein RmuC; translation: MREKIHDLESARATDQQDMEKLKTFKDELDKQLAVSLQKNERIPDLEREISRKEDLLDGLRRENSLQMATIAELNTRVEDEKQLGAEKLSTINNAREELRNQFKTLAQEIFDEKGKKLGEQSRERLDEILKPFKEEIKDFRKKVDDVYVNEAKERASLKKELQDLKELNQRINQEAINLTHALKGDKKAQGNWGELVLERVLEQSGLRKGVEYETQESFRDSDEKLFKPDVIIHLPEEKDVVVDSKVSLLAYERYCSAEKDADRQRALTEHVNNVREHIKGLSSKNYSDLKGIRSLDFVLMFMPIEPAFLVAFQADEKLFSDAFENRIVVVTPTTLLATLRTIENIWRYERQNQNARIISDRASAVYNKLRGFVEDMEKLGKQISTTHSTYDDAMAKLTTGKGNLIRQAERFVELGVKVNKTIPKSITDFAETEGDEDED
- a CDS encoding peptide chain release factor 3: MSVKLRKEIEKRRTFGIISHPDAGKTTLTEKLLLFGGAIKMAGAVKSRKTDQHAVSDWMSIEQERGISVTSSVMKFNYRDYEINLLDTPGHQDFSEDTYRVLTAVDSALMVIDNAKGVETQTEKLMEVCRMRNTPVITFINKLDREGLEPLDILSDIEEKLQIECAPLSWPIGMGKSFKGVYNIYRQELHLFTPSQETKPQDIIVIKNLDDPKLDELLGPQADKLREDIDLLAGAANPFDHAYYLKAGQTPVFFGSAINNFGVKELLDGFVELAPPPGPRETTTRTVAPEEASFSGFTFKIQANMNPAHRDRIAFFRICSGKFTRGMKVRHHRLGKEVALANATIFMAQDRSSVEEAFPGDIIGIHNHGTIKIGDTFTDREELKFTGIPSFAPEHFRRVLLKNPLKAKQLGKGLTQLAEEGAVQMFKPLQGSDYILGAVGVLQFDVTMARLKAEYGVEAVYESVDYATARWVSCDDRKKLQTFEKENQSNLAYDGEGHLSYLAGSEWRLSRTMELYPDIRFHKTREHS
- a CDS encoding cytochrome c3 family protein; this translates as MKLNIVLSMLVAVLFVGGVNISFAAGPHDENCVECHSVHYAKGDFIIGAEPNQKVDNPASATKADGIEALCLGCHNKDQGIMPIHLSTTHPTGIIPSYVNVPDKLLRDGKFSCVSCHNPHPSNNNYKYLVVDTEKGAKIGRFCAVCHTEQASDDMKKSAGAAEVKSGPQATPRVKVRMAKK
- a CDS encoding radical SAM protein; protein product: MNRQKQPSVLLIHPPVAKPAEPPAGITRLAGALRGNNIACQLLDASVEGILYLLNSPLPADDTWSLRAIRNRAANIEALRSPGHYQNRDRYRRAVADLNRLLEIYGNDRNLTLSFSNYQDHELSPLKSSDLLRVAKKFENNIFYPYFSERLRQLIAGNLPEMIGVSLNYLSQAQTTFAMVGFLKTNYPDLPIVMGGGLVTSWLSNLDWQNPFEELVDHLIAGPGEGPLLKLLGVEPGPSLLPPDLTDLPLDQYLSPGLILPYGAASGCYWNRCSFCPEKAENNPYLPLGNKRVRKELAGLIDHTKPALIHFLDNAISPSLLKDLAADPPGVNWYGFCRFEKLLADPEFCHSLKKSGCVMIKLGLESGDQTVLDKLDKGINLKMVSIILNNLNAAGIATYIYLLFGTPAEDYAAARRTLDFVVDHHDCITFLNLAIFNMPIESPEAGHFAVRNSYDGDLSLYTEFQHPAGWNRKEVRSFLDREFKRHPIIAEIIRNDPPLFTSNHAPFFC
- a CDS encoding DEAD/DEAH box helicase → MSFKSFNFDQKINNGIQACGYTAPTPIQLETIPQILKGRDIMGLAQTGTGKTAAFVLPMLQKLVSGPRRQVRAVIVAPTRELAEQIHENIEKLGRQTGLRSVSVYGGVSKVGQLKSFRTGVEIIVACPGRLLDHLDSGDLKISGIEILVLDEADMMFDMGFLPAIKRLLKYMPKTRQNLLFSATMPEAVKKLADSILVDPVTVQINHSKPADTVSHVLFNVEKKGKTPLLKSLMKETEMTSTLVFTRTKYGAKNLAVTLLKEGHQAVALQGNMSQNKRREAMEGFKKGQYNVLVATDIAARGIDVSGISHVINYDVPDTVEAYTHRIGRTGRAQCTGEAITFAAREDFRFIKDVESNLNSKMLLRETPENARFESEPTELPSGNRHRPAPKRNQARGIRKPARNAAANHVFNFATSDGKPERDENFAGKTSGHHNPSAKKTYDHKGGKAQRGRRSAPMGLDFVPRARRRGQSSTARPQTER
- a CDS encoding hemolysin III family protein; the protein is MRISTDPDRNQSSGEELSNTISHGAALVAALVGTPFIISNAVRSEDAWSVVGASIFSATIILLYLASALYHLLPAGKAKRIFRVIEHSAIFLLIAGTYTPFTLGVLRGVWGWTLFGIIWGIALIGVTLKVFVKGSHPVLSTILYLSMGWVIVIAIKPLLAGMPMEGFLWLLAGGLSYTAGVYFYVTDWRFHYGHFIWHLFVITGTVCHYFAVFRYAV
- a CDS encoding TVP38/TMEM64 family protein, whose protein sequence is MKKRYLPLYAALAVLTAFLLCFSYFDICPVLELLFPALQINKTTIVDFIRSLGAWGALGSIGLMIVHSFIPYPAEFLTIANGMVFGPFWGVVITWVGAMLGAYASFGLTRRYGRPFVARKVNRSQLEKIDRWVQDQGAMSLLLSRFIPIISFNLINYGAGMTRISWWTFSWTTGLGILPMTLMMVILGDNVHVLPWWTWVILLVAIIGITFGMNSLYAGHRKKKLSD